The Micromonospora sp. NBC_01740 genome includes a window with the following:
- a CDS encoding metal ABC transporter substrate-binding protein, translated as MNIRSAPRTLAVAATALLALGGVTACSDDGTTGADPQRVDVVAAFYPLQFLAERIGGDAVKVSNLVKPGAEPHDLELNPGQVGQVAEAELVVLLKGFQPALDEAVEQNAKERAFDVSTVQPLLDAAAGGHDHEGGEHAHPEEPGHEEGGAKDPHLWLDPTRLATVGDKLAERLGRADPDRAADYTARAKALRVELEKLDAEFTAGLKTCQRREIVVSHTAFGYLTGRYQLEQIGITGLSPDNEPSPQRLAQVAQEAREHKATTIFFETLVSPKVAETIAAEVGAKTAVLDPLEGLSTGGGDYLSVMRTNLATLRTALSCS; from the coding sequence ATGAACATCCGCTCCGCCCCGCGCACCCTGGCCGTCGCCGCCACCGCCCTGCTCGCCCTGGGTGGCGTCACGGCCTGTTCCGACGACGGCACGACCGGCGCCGATCCGCAGCGGGTCGACGTGGTGGCCGCCTTCTACCCGTTGCAGTTCCTCGCCGAGCGCATCGGCGGCGACGCGGTGAAGGTGAGCAACCTGGTCAAGCCCGGGGCGGAGCCGCACGACCTGGAACTGAACCCGGGCCAGGTCGGCCAGGTCGCCGAGGCGGAGCTGGTCGTGCTCCTCAAGGGCTTCCAGCCGGCGCTGGACGAGGCCGTCGAGCAGAACGCCAAGGAGCGCGCGTTCGACGTGTCGACCGTGCAGCCGCTGCTTGACGCCGCCGCGGGCGGCCACGACCACGAGGGCGGGGAGCACGCCCACCCCGAGGAGCCCGGCCACGAGGAGGGCGGCGCCAAGGACCCGCACCTCTGGCTGGACCCGACCCGCCTCGCCACGGTCGGCGACAAGCTCGCCGAGCGGCTCGGCCGGGCCGACCCGGACCGCGCCGCCGACTACACGGCCCGCGCCAAGGCGCTGCGCGTCGAGCTGGAGAAGCTGGACGCCGAGTTCACGGCCGGGCTGAAGACCTGCCAGCGGCGGGAGATCGTGGTGAGCCACACCGCCTTCGGCTACCTGACCGGGCGCTACCAGCTGGAGCAGATCGGTATCACCGGGCTCAGCCCCGACAACGAGCCGTCCCCGCAGCGCCTGGCCCAGGTCGCCCAGGAGGCCCGGGAGCACAAGGCCACCACGATCTTCTTCGAGACGCTGGTCAGCCCGAAGGTGGCCGAGACCATCGCCGCCGAGGTCGGCGCGAAGACCGCGGTGCTGGACCCCCTGGAGGGGCTGTCCACCGGCGGCGGCGACTACCTTTCGGTCATGCGCACCAACCTTGCCACCCTGCGAACGGCGCTGAGCTGCTCGTGA